Part of the Georgenia sp. TF02-10 genome, CGCCCGGGGCCGGGGGCATGCTGGCGCCAGCGATCCGGACAGTCCTGTCCGGTAGGGAGGGAGTGCAACGTGGCAGTCAGCGACCAGTCCTTTGACAACACCTACGACGTCGTCGTGGTCGGCTCCGGCGCGGCCGGGTTCGCGACCGCGATGGGCGCGGTGGACGAGGGCCTGAGCGTGCTCATGGTCGAGAGCACGGACAAGTGGGGCGGGAGCACGGCGATGTCCGGCGGCGGGCTGTGGATGCCGAACAACCCGCTGATGCGCCGGGAGCGGATCGGCGACTCGCGGGAGGACGCCCTCACCTACCTGGAGACGACCGTCGGCGACGTCGGCCGGGCCACCAGCCGCGCCCGCAAGGAGGCGTTCGTCGACGGCATCGCGGACTTCGTGACGACCGCGGAGAAGTTCGGGCTGCACTTCGTCCGGTCCACCGACTACCCGGACTACTACCCCGAGCTGCCCGGCGGCAAGATCGGCCGCGCCATCGAGGTCGAGCCGCTCGACGCCAAGGCGCTCGGCCCGTGGCGCGAGACCATCCGACCCGGCCTCCCGCTGCCGGTCAAGACCGACGACGTGTGGCTCCTCGCCCGCGCCTGGTCCACTCCGGGCGGCTTCGTCCGTGGCGCCGAGCTGGTGTTCCGGGCGCTCGGCGGGCTGGTCAGCGGGAAGCAGCTGGTCGGGCTCGGGAACGGGCTGGTGACCGCCTTCTGCAAGGCGGTCGTCGTCGACCGCGGCGTGCCGCTGTGGCTGAGCTCCCCGCTGGACGACCTGATCGTCCAGGACGGCCGCGTCGCCGGGGTGCGGGTGACCCGCGAGGGCAGGTCCGTCTCGGTCCGCGCCAACCGCGGCGTCATGCTCGCCGGCGGCGGGTTCGAGTCCAACCCCGAGTTGCGCCGCAGGTACCAGGGCATCGACGGCAACCCGTCGGGCAACCCCGGCAACGTCGGCCACCCGATCGAGGTTGCCGCCCGTGCCGGCGCGGCGCTGGAGCTGCTCGACGACGCGTGGTGGGGTGCGTCGATCGCACCCCCGACCGGCGGCACCGCCACCTTCATCCTGTCCGAGCGGTCGATGCCGTACTCCCTCATGGTCGACGCGAAGGGCCAGCGCTTCGCCAACGAGTCCGAGTCCTACGTGGACCTGGGCCACCACATGCTCGAGCACGACAAGGACGGCGCGTACTGGCTCGTCCTCGACGCGCGCGCCATGCGGCGGTACCTGCGCACCTTCGCGCTGGACCCGCGGGCCACCCGGAAGATGCGCCGGGAGGGGATCTCCGTCAAGGCCTCGACCCTGCGCGACCTGGCCGCGAAGATCGGCGTGGACCAGGGCACCTTCCGCGCCACCATCGAGCGGTTCAACGGGTTCGCCCGCTCCGGCGTGGACGCCGACTTCGGCCGCGGCAACTCCGCCTACGACCGCTACTACGGCGACCCGCTCGTGCGGCCCAACCCGAACCTCGGCCCGATCGAGAAGGGCCCGTTCACCGCCTACCGGGTCGTCATCGGCGACCTGGGCACCAAGGGTGGCGTCGTGACCGACGAGCACGGCCGGGCCCTGCGCGAGGACGGCACCGTGATCGAGGGGCTGTACGCGGCCGGCAACAGCTCCGCCTCGGTCATGGGCCGCACCTACCCCGGTCCCGGCTCGACCATCGGTCCCGCCTCCGTCTTCGGCCTGCGCGGCGCCCGGCAGATGGCAGCCAGCGGGGCCTGACCGAGGCCGGCGCCGCGGTCCAGTGCCGCGAGGCCGACGACGGTCCGCCCGGGCCGGCCGCAGAGACCGGCCGGCCCGGGCGCACGGGCACGACGGCGAAGTGTCACGCAAACGCGCGGGCCACGCGCGTCGCGGATCATGCCGACGGCCGCGGCGGCATCGACGACTGCGGTGGCATCGACGACGACCTGCTCAGCGGTGGATCGGCTCGTCGTCCTCGGTGCGCGCGTCGGCGACAAGTTCTGCCCCGGTCGGCCCGCCCGCGTGGTTCGGGCCGAGCTCGTGCAGGCGCCCGAGCCACTGGCCCATGGAGGAGACTGCCACATGCGCGGTGAGCACCTCGCGCAGGTAAGCGCCCAGACTCTTGTCCTCGGCGGCGGCACGACGGGGCAGTTCGGCGTGCACCTCGGCCGGCAGGCCTCTGACCACGAGATCCATGACATGACGATACCCATCAGACGCTCGGTGCCCGCCTGACTCACGACCGACGGATCGCCGATCGCGACCGTCCATCGCCTGCTGCCGGTACGGTTCGATCAGGCGCCCAGCGAGGGCGGCCTCGTCGTCGCGGCTCCCCTGGTGGTCCTAGCCGACGGCCGGTTGCCGGTTCTCGCTGCGCCGCACTTCTACTGGAAATTTGTGCTGCACACACCTCATGGACGATCACGCCACGGTCACGATCTGGGACGCCGCCGACTCCCTCGGTGCGGTCACGACGCAGGGAGCCGGTCACGACGTCTGGATCAACTACACCATGCTCCGCGGGCTGCGCGCCGAGGACATGCGCCCGGGGATGCGGGTGCACGTGACCTACGAGCCCACGCCCTATCAGGACGGGTACACCTGGATCGGGATCGACGTCAGACCAGCATCCCCCTGAGGCAGCGGCCGCCGCGGGCGACCGCATCGTCGTCCTCACGGCCGGGTACGGCTGGCCCGGGACGGCAGGGCCGCGCAGCGGCCGAACCGGACCCGCAGGGACGAGCGGTGACTGGCCCGGGACCGGCAGGCGGCGGCCCGAGCCGGGAACGGCGGGCCCCGAGGCCTCGGGCCTCCCCCGGCCGGGTCAGCGCTGGGCCGGCGCGGCGGGCGCGGCGGACCGGGAGCCGGTGATCCGGTACACGTCGAAGACGCCGTCGATCCGGCGCACGGCGTTCAGGATGTGGCCCAGGTGCGAGGGCTCGGCCATCTCGAAGACGAACCTGCTCAGCGCCACCCGGTCCCGCGAGGTGGAGACGGTCGCCGACAGGATGTTGACGTGGTTCTCCGACAGCACCCGGGTGACGTCAGACAGCAGCGCGTTGCGGTCCAGCGCCTCGATCTGGATCTGGACCAGGAAGGTGCTCTGGGCCCGCTCGGCCCAGCTGACCTCGATCATCCGCTCGGGCTGGTTGCGCAGCCCGTCGAGGTTGGCGCAGTCCGCCCGGTGCACCGACACCCCGGCCCCCCGGGTGACGAACCCGACGATCGGGTCCCCGGGCACCGGCGTGCAGCACCGGGCCAGCTTGGCCCACACGTCGCCGTCGTCCATCCCGGCGACGACGACCCCCGCGTCCCCGGCCCGGGGGCGGCTGCGGTGCTCCCCCGGCAGCGTCGCCTCGGCGAGGGTCTCCTCGGCGCCGGACTCCCCGCCCATGGACTGCACGAGCCGCTGGACGACGTTCGTGGCCGAGATGTGGTTCTCCCCGATCGCGGCGTACAGGGCCGAGACGTCGGCGTAGCGCATCTCGGTGGCCAGCGCCCGGAGGGAGTCGTGGTTCATCAGCCGCTGGATGGGCAGGTTCTGCTTGCGCATCGCCTTGCCGAGCTGCTGCTTGCCGGCCTCGATGGCCTCCTCGCGGCGCTCCTTGGTGAACCAGGCCTTGATCTTGTTCCGGGCCCGCGGGCTCTGCACGAAGGACAGCCAGTCCCGGCTGGGCCCGGCGCCCTCGGCCTTGGAGGTGAAGACCTCCACGCTGTCGCCGTTCTCCAGCGTCGACTCCAGCGGGACCAGCCGCCCGTTCACCCGGGCGCCGACGGTGCGGTGCCCGACCTCGGTGTGCACGGCGTAGGCGAAGTCCACCGGGGTGGCCCCGGCCGGCAGCGAGACGACGTCGCCCTTGGGGGTGAAGACGTAGACCTGGGAGCCGGACATCTCGTAGCGCAGGGAGTCCAGGAACTCCCCCGGGTCGGCGGTCTCCCGCTGCCAGTCGACGAGCTGGCGCAGCCAGCCCATCTCCTCCGTCCCCGGCCCGAGCCGGCCGGCCTGCTCCCCCTTGCTCGCCGGGTTCTCCTTGTACTTCCAGTGCGCGGCGACGCCGTACTCGGCGCGGCGGTGCATGTCGTGGGTGCGGATCTGGATCTCCACCGGCTTCCCGCCGGGGCCGACCACCGTGGTGTGCAGCGACTGGTAGAGGTTGAACTTCGGCATCGCGATGTAGTCCTTGAACCGCCCGGGCAGGGGGGTCCAGCGGGCGTGCATCGAGCCGAGCGTGGCGTAGCAGTCCCGGACGCTGTCCACCAGCACCCGGACCCCGACCAGGTCGAAGATGTCGTCGAAGTCCCGGCCGCGGACGATCATCTTCTGGTAGATCGAGTAGTAGTGCTTGGGCCGGCCGGTGACCACGCCGCGGATCTTCGCGGTGCGCAGGTCTGCCTCGATCTGCTGGCGGACCTGGGCCAGGTACTCGTCCCGGGCCGGCGCCCGCTCGGCGACCAGGTGCTCGATCTCCTCGTAGACCTTGGGGTACAGCGTCTGGAAGGACAGGTCCTCCAGCTCCCACTTGATGGTGTTCATGCCCAGCCGGTGGGCGAGCGGGGCGTAGATCTCCAGGGTCTCGCGGGCCTTGCGCTGGGCCGAGGCGGCCGGCACGTACCGCCAGGTGCGGGCGTTGTGCAGCCGGTCGGCGAGCTTGATGACCAGCACCCGGATGTCCTTGGCCATCGCCACGACCATCTTGCGGACGGTCTCGGCCTGGGCGGCCTCGCCGTAGCTGACCTTGTCCAGCTTGGTCACGCCGTCGACGAGCAGGGCGATCTCGTCGCCGAACTCGGCCCGGAGCTGGTCGAGGGGGTAGCCGGTGTCCTCCACCGTGTCGTGCAGCAGCGCCGCGGCCAGGGTCGACGGCGTCATCCCGAGCTCGGCCAGGATGGTCGCGACGGCGACCGGGTGGGTGATGTAGGGGTCCCCGCTCTTGCGGGTCTGCCCGCGGTGCGCCCGCTCGGCGACCTCGTAGGCCCGCTGGATCAGGTGCGTGTCGGCCCGCGGGTGGTGGGCCCGCACGGCCCGCAGCAGCGGCTCGATCGCGGGCGGGCTAGTGTGCCCGCGGGAGCCGAGCCAGACCAGCCGGGAGCGCACCCGCGAGCCCGGCACCACCGTCTCGGTGCTGCCGTCGGGTACTCGCTCACCGGCCATCTCACGATTTTACGGCACCCCGGCGGGCGGGCGAGGCGGCTCCGCGGCCGGCGAACCCGCGGCGTGGAGCGGCCGACGGCGGGACGTGTGACGGCGCGGGACCGACGGTCGAGGGCCGGTTACCCGGTGGCGGGAGCGACGGCGTGGGGCGGCGGGACCGACCCCGGACGGGCTGTCAGTACACCAGCACGGACTCGACCGGGTACCCCTCGAGCTTGCTCCGCCCGCCCATCTCGGCCAGCTCCAGGAGCATCGCCAGCGCGACCACCTGCCCGCCGCTGCGCTCGATGAGCTCCACCGCGGCGGCGCCGGTGCCGCCGGTGGCCAGGACGTCGTCGAGGATCAGGACGCGCTGGCCGACCTGGATGGTGTCCGGGCGCACCTCCATCCGGGCGGTGCCGTACTCCAGGGCGTAGTCGACGCCGAGCACCGGGCCGGGCAGCCGGCCGGCCTTGCGGACGGTGATCATCCCGACGCCCAGCGCGGTCGCCAGCGGGGCGGCCAGGATGAACCCGCGCGACTCCAGCCCGGCGACGGCGTCCACCTCGCCGCGGTAGCGGTCGGCCAGGCCGCCGATCACCGCGCCGAAGGCGGGCCCGGCGGCGAGCAGCGGGGTGATGTCCCGGAACAGCACGCCGGGGGCCGGGAAGTCCGGCACCTCGCGCACGTGCGTGCGGACCAGGTCGGTCAGCTCGGCCGGGAAGGCCGGGGCCGCGGCCCGGGCGGCGGTGGCCCGGGAGCCAGGGGCGGGAGCTGTCATCGTCGGCCCTTCTTGCGTCGCTTCGGCTGGGCGGTCACGCCCAGGTGCTGGCCCGCCACGACGGCGACGCCCAGGTCGTCGGTCCGGGCGGCCAGGTCCACGGGGCCATCCTGCTCCGCCTCGGCCGCCGCGCGCCGTCGTGCCCGCCGGTCGAGAACCTGCCGGGTGTGCCGGCGGACCTTCTCCGACCGCTCGCGCAGCGCCACCTCCAGCGGGGTGGCGAGGAAGACCGAGGAGTAGGTGGACAGCAGCATCCCGACGAACAGGGCGAGGGCGATGTCCCGCAGGGTCCCGGCGCCGAGCAGGAACGCGCCGACGAACAGGATGGAGGCCACCGGCAGCAGCCCGGTCACCGAGGTGTTGATCGAGCGCACCAGGGTCTGGTTGACCGCGAGGTTGGCGCCCTCGGCGTAGGTGCGCCGGTGCTGGGTGAACAGGTCGGCGTTGTTCTCCCGGACCTTGTCGAAGACGACGACGGTGTCGTAGAGGGAGTAGCCCAGGATGGTCAGCAGCCCGATCACCGAGGCGGGCGTGACCTCGAACCCGACGGCGGCGTAGACGCCGACGGTGACCACCAGGTCGTGCACCAGCGCGCCGAGGGCGCCCACCGCCATCGTCCAGGTGCGGAAGTACAGCGTCATCACCACGGAGACCAGGACGAGGAAGATCACCAGGCCCTGCAGCGCCTTGGCGGTGACGCTCTGCCCCCAGCTGGGGCCGACGTAGGTCGCGGCGACGTCGGTCACCGGGACGCCGTAGGCGTCGGCGAGGCCCTGCTGGACCTGCTGGGTCTCCTCGTCGGTCAGCTCGGCCGTCTGCACCCGCAGCGCGCCGGACCCGACGGCGGAGACCCGCGGCGGCTCGCCCTCGCCGAGCTCGGCGATGACGTCCTCGGCGAGCTGCTGGTCCTGGGTGGTCGCCCCGGAGACGGTGAACTGGGAGCCGCCGCGGAACTCGATGCCGAGGTTGATCCCGCGCACGGCGACGAGCAGCACGGAGGCGACCATGAGGACGACGGCGACCGTGAACCAGGTGCGCCGGCGGCCGATGACGTCGAGCTGGCGCCGGCCGGCGTAGAGGTCGTTGCCGAGGGTGGCGAGGCTGGGCATCAGCGCTCACCTCCTGCCGTGGGGGCGTCGTCGGGGGTCGTCGGGGTGGCGCCGGGCCGGCGGTCGTCGGCGGCGGGGCCGGCGGGCCGCGCGGCGCCGGTGCCCGGCGGGCTCGTCGCCGGTGCCCGGCGGGCCGTCGTCGGCTTCCTGCGGCGCGTGCTCGGGCGGTGCGGCGGCGGCCAGCCGCGCCCGCTCGGCAGCGCGCCGCTCGGCGATGGTGAGACGTCGGCCGTCCTCGGCGTACCGCGGCCCGGTCGGCGTCGCGGCGGCGGGCCGCGCGTCACCGCGGCCAGAGCCCCCGGCGCGGCTGGTGCCCGATCGCGCCGACTCCGGCGCCGAGCCGGTACCGGGGACGCCGTCGCCACCCGGCTCACTGGCGGCAGCGGGGCCCGCTGCGGTTCCGGGGGCGGCGGCCCGCGAGGCGCTGGCGGCACCGGCGGCGGTGGCGCCACCGGAGGGCGTGCTCGTGCCGGCCGAGCCACCGGCCGACCTTCCGGTCATGGCCGAGCCCCGGGCCGACCGGCCGGCGGCGGCGGCGCCGTCCGCCGGGCCGGCCGAGGCACCCACGCCCACGAGCGCACGGTCCGGCTCCGGCTGGGGCTCCTCAGCCGCCGTCGCTGGTCGCCGCGGCGGCCCGAACCGGCCCCGGCCGCGGTAGGTGGCCGAGCTCGCGCCCAGCCGCGCCGGGTCCAGCCCGGAGAGCCGGTGCCCCTGGCCGAAGAACTTCGTCCGGATGAGCAGCCGCATGAGCGGGTGGGTGAACATCGCGACGACGAGCAGGTCGATGAGCGTGGTCAGCCCCAGGGTGAAGGCGAACCCGCGCACGCCGCCGACGGCGAGGAAGTACAGGACGACGGCGGCGAGGAAGTTGACCGTGTCCGAGGCGATGATCGTGCGGCGGGCCCGGGACCAGCCGTGCTCGACGGCGTCCACCAGGAGCCGGCCCTCGCGGACCTCGTCGCGGATGCGCTCGAAGTAGACGATGAAGGAGTCCGCGGTGATGCCGACCGCCACGATCATGCCGACGACGCCCGGCAGCGACAGGCGGTACCCGACGAGCCAGGAGAGCAGGGTGATGGTGAGGTAGGTCAGCGCCGCAGCGATGAGCAGGCTGGCCACCGAGACCAGGCCCAGGCCGCGGTACTGCCAGAGCATGTAGAGCACGACCAGGACGGCGCCGAGCAGGCCGGCGAGGATGCCGCGGGAGAGCTGCTCGGAGCCGAGCGTCGCGGAGATCTCGTCCTGGGACTGCACCGCGAAGTCCAGCGGCAGGGAGCCGAAGTTGAGCTGGTTGGCCAGGGTCGCCGCGCTCTCCCGGTCGAAGCTGCCGGAGATCTGGGCCCGCCCGTCCAGGATGGCGGCCTGCATCTCCGGGGCGGAGATGACCAGCCCGTCGAGGACGATGGCGAACTGGTTCTGCGGCGGCTGCATGTCGAGCAGCCGCTGGCTGAGCTCGGCGAAGGTGTCCGTGCCCTCCCCGTCCATCTCCAGCGACACCACCCACTGGCCGGTGCTCATGCCCTGGGCGTTGGTGCCGATGCCCGAGGAGGCGGAGGTGACGTGGGTCCCCTCCAGGGCGGTGGGGCCGAGGACGAACTTCGCCGTGCCGTCCGAGGAGCACGAGACCAGGGGCGCGGCCGGGTCGTCCTGGACCCCGCCGCTGAGGTTGGCCTGGTCGGTGCAGTCGAGCATGTAGAAGTCGTAGAGGAGCTGCTCGGTGACCCAGTTGAGGTCCGAGCTGTCAGCGGGCTCGGCCGCGGGCTCGGTGCTGAGCTGGCCGTCGCCGTTGCTGTCGGCCGCCTGCCGGGCCGCCGCCTCGATCTCCTCCCGGGTCGGCGGGGTGGTGGGCTCCTCGGTCGGGGTGGCGCTCTCGCCCTCGGCCGGCGCCTCGGTGGCGGTCTCGCCCTCGGCGGGGGCCTCGGTGGCGGTCTCGCCCTCGGCCGGGGCGTCGGTGGCGGTCTCGCCCTCGGCCGGCGCCTCGCCCTCGGTCACCGCCTCCGGTGCCTCCGCCGCCGCGTCGGCCGGGTCCTCGGCCGCCTCACCCTCGCCCTCGGCGGCCGCCGCCGGGTCGATCGGCCCGGGCGGCGCCGTCGTGAGCACCGGCCGGAACCGCAGCTGGGCGGACTGCCGGACCAGGTCCAGGGTCTCCTCGGAGGGGCGGCCGGGGAGGGAGACGACGATGTTCTGCCCGCCCTGGCTGGTGATCTCCGCCTCGGCGACGCCGGAGGCGTCCACCCGCTGGCGGATGATCTCGATGGCCTGGTCGACGTCCTCCTGGGTCACCTCCGAGCCGTCGGTGGTGGTCGGGGTGAGGATGAGCTGGGTGCCGCCCTCGAGGTCGAGGGCAAGCTTGGGCGCGAACGAGGCGGGGTTCTCGTCGTCGGCGGTGAGCCGGACCCCCGCCACCAGGGTGCCGAGCAGGGCGATGACGAGCACCGCCAGCAGGCCGAGGGTGCGGCCCGGACGGGGCTTCTTCGGTCGTTGCGCCACCGGTGTCTTCTCTCGTGCAGGGCGGGTGGACCCCGCCAGGGCGTGCCGGCCGGAGCCGGCGTCAGGCGCCCGGCCGGCCGAAGCCGGGGTCGGGCGCGGGGCGTGGGGCCGGGGTCAGGCGCGGGGCCGGCGCTGGTCCTCGTCGGCCGGGCCGTCCTCGGGCCGGTTCTCGCCGATCGGGTCGGCGTCGCGGACCACCGGGCTGCTGCCGGCCGGCGGCATCAGGGAGGCGGCGTCGTCCGGGACGACGACGTCTGCGGGGGCGTCCTCGTCCTCCTCCACGGCGGCGAACGGCGGCTCCTTGGGCTCCTTGATCGCACCCTTGAACCAGATCGTCTCCACCCCGGAGGGGCTCTCCAGGGTGACGACGTCGCCGTCGGCCTCGACGACGCGGCCGAAGAAGCCACCGATCGTCATCACCCAGGTGCCCGGCACGAGGGCATCCTCGACGCGCTGGCGGGCGGCGGCCTGCTGCTTCTTCCCACGGCTGGTCATGAGCCACATCGCCCCCACCATGAGGACGATAAGGATGAGGAATTCCATCAGGAGTGCTCCGTCGGGCTGGGGGCAATGGCCACCTGAGTCTAGGTGAGTCCGGGCCCGGCGCCTAACACCCTGTCCGTGCTGGGTGAGATTCGACGGGCCGGAAGGTCGACCCCCGGGCGGCCTCCCCCGGCCGGTCAGCCGCGCCGGCGCCGATCAGCCGCGCCGGTGCCGGTCAGCCGAACAGCGTGCCGGCCTCGGGCCGGGCGAGCCCGAGGTGGTCGTAGGCCGCCGGGGTGGCCACCCGGCCCCGGGGGCTGCGCACGATCAGCCCCTCCCGGACCAGGAACGGCTCGGCCACCGTCTCCACCGTCTCGGGCTCCTCCCCCACCGTCACCGCCAGCGTGGTCAGGCCCACCGGGCCGCCGCCGAACCGGGTGCACAGCGCGCGGAGCACCGCCCGGTCGAGCCGGTCCAGCCCGAGGCGGTCCACCTCGAAGACGTCGAGCGCGCCGTGCGCGGCGGCCAGGTCCAGGGCCCCGGTGCCGCGGACCTCGGCGAAGTCCTGGACCCGGCGCAGCAGCCGGTTGGCGATGCGCGGGGTGCCGCGGGAGCGGCTGGCGAGCTCGGCGGCGGCGTCGTCGTCCAGCCGGACCCCGAGCAGGCCGGCGGAGCGGCGGAGGACCTGCTCCAGCTCGGCCGGCTGGTAGTACTCCAGGTGCCCGGTGAAGCCGAACCGGTCCCGCAGCGGGGCGGGCAGCAGCCCGGCGCGGGTGGTCGCGCCGACCACGGTGAAGGGCGGCAGGGTCAGCGGGATCGACGTCGCCCCGGGCCCCTTGCCGACGACGACGTCCACCCGGTAGTCCTCCATCGCCAGGTAGAGCATCTCCTCGGCGGGGCGGGCGAGGCGGTGGATCTCGTCGATGAAGAGGATGTCGCGGTCCTGCAGCGAGGACAGGATCGCCGCCAGGTCCCCCGCGTGCTGGATCGCCGGCCCGGAGGTCAGCCGCAGCGCGCCGCCGACCTCGGCGGCGATGATCATCGCCAGGGTGGTCTTGCCCAGCCCGGGCGGGCCGGCGAGCAGCACGTGGTCCGGCGGGGCCTGCCGGGCCCGGGCGGCGTCCAGGACCAGGGAGAGCTGGTCGCGGACGACCTCCTGGCCGACGAACTCGGCCAGCCGCCGGGGCCGCAGGGCGGCCTCCGCGGCGCGCTCGACGTCGTCCGCGCCGGCGTCGAGGACCGGGTCAGCCATGCTGGCCCCCCAGGTGCTGGAGGGCGGCGCGCAGCACCGCGGGCACCTCGCGCGGCGCGTCCTCGGCCGCGAGCACGGCGTGCACCGCGCCGTCGGCGACCTTCTCGGTCCAGCCGAGCTGGACCAGCGCGGCGACGACGTCGGGCATGCCGTCCGTCCCGGGCGGCGGGACGGCGGCGGGTGCGTCGGGTCCCGGGGCCGGGGCGCCGAGCTTGTCGCCGACCTCCAGGACGATCCGCTGGGCCCCCTTGCGACCGATGCCGGGGACCCGTTGCAGGGCGGCCAGGTCCTCACCGGTCACCGCCCGGCGCAGGCTGTCCGGGGTGTGCACGGCGAGGACGGCCAGCGCGAGCCGCGGGCCCACGCCGGAGACGGTCTGCAGGGTGGTGAAGACGGCGCGCTCGTCGTCGTCGGCGAAGCCGAAGAGGGTGAGGGAGTCCTCGCGGACCACGAGGGAGGTGGCCAGCCGCGCCTGCCGGCCCACGACCAGGCCGGCCAGGGTGGTGGGGGTGGCGTGCACGGCGACGCCGATGCCGCCGACGCCGAGGACCGCGTGGTCCAGGCCCACCGCCTCCACGGTGCCGGTCACTGAGGCGATCACGCCCTCCCCTTTCCGTTCGTGCCCGTCCGTCCGTCGGTGCCCGTGCCCGCGCCGGCGCCGGCCGCACGGCCGCCGTCGGGCCTGCCGTCCCGGCGACGCGGGGCAGCGGCAGCCCTCGCCGGCGCAGACCAGCGAACATGCGTACGGCCAGGTTAGCCCCTGGGGGTGACAGCGCCGGCCCGGCGCGCCGAGCGCTCGGCGGCGGCCCAGGCCCGCTGCGCCGGGGTGAGGCCGGTGCCGCTGGCCCGGGGCAGGGTGTCGGCGCCACCGTACTGGGCCCGCACCCCGCTGCCCTGCCCGCCGCCGCGCCAGGCGTGGCAGATGGCCAGGGCGAGGGCGTCGGCGGCGTCGGCCGGGCTGGGGTGGGCGGGCAGGGTGAGGATGCGCCGGACCATCTCCTGGACCTGCTTCTTCTCGGCCCGGCCGTTGCCGGTCACCGCCGCCTTGACCTCGCTGGGGGTGTGCAGCGCGAGGGGCAGGTGCGCCCGCGCCGCGGCGAGCATGGCGACGCCGGCCACCTGGGAGGTGCCGGTGACGCTGCGCACGTTGGCCTGGGCGAAGACGCGCTCGACGGCGACGACGTCCGGGCGCAGCTCGGTGAGCCAGGCCTGGAGCTGCTCGGCGACGGCGAGCAGCCGCAGCTGGGGGGCCAGGTCGGCGGGGGTGCGCACCACGCCGACCCGGACGAGGGTGACCCGCCGGCCGGCCGCGGCGT contains:
- the ruvC gene encoding crossover junction endodeoxyribonuclease RuvC translates to MRILGVDPGLTRCGLGVVDAAAGRRVTLVRVGVVRTPADLAPQLRLLAVAEQLQAWLTELRPDVVAVERVFAQANVRSVTGTSQVAGVAMLAAARAHLPLALHTPSEVKAAVTGNGRAEKKQVQEMVRRILTLPAHPSPADAADALALAICHAWRGGGQGSGVRAQYGGADTLPRASGTGLTPAQRAWAAAERSARRAGAVTPRG
- the ruvA gene encoding Holliday junction branch migration protein RuvA, giving the protein MIASVTGTVEAVGLDHAVLGVGGIGVAVHATPTTLAGLVVGRQARLATSLVVREDSLTLFGFADDDERAVFTTLQTVSGVGPRLALAVLAVHTPDSLRRAVTGEDLAALQRVPGIGRKGAQRIVLEVGDKLGAPAPGPDAPAAVPPPGTDGMPDVVAALVQLGWTEKVADGAVHAVLAAEDAPREVPAVLRAALQHLGGQHG
- the ruvB gene encoding Holliday junction branch migration DNA helicase RuvB, which encodes MADPVLDAGADDVERAAEAALRPRRLAEFVGQEVVRDQLSLVLDAARARQAPPDHVLLAGPPGLGKTTLAMIIAAEVGGALRLTSGPAIQHAGDLAAILSSLQDRDILFIDEIHRLARPAEEMLYLAMEDYRVDVVVGKGPGATSIPLTLPPFTVVGATTRAGLLPAPLRDRFGFTGHLEYYQPAELEQVLRRSAGLLGVRLDDDAAAELASRSRGTPRIANRLLRRVQDFAEVRGTGALDLAAAHGALDVFEVDRLGLDRLDRAVLRALCTRFGGGPVGLTTLAVTVGEEPETVETVAEPFLVREGLIVRSPRGRVATPAAYDHLGLARPEAGTLFG